caacaacatcagtGCCGCAATGCCCTGCGGATAGCCGAAGGCGATGGAAGCGGATGGGACCCGTCGACAGCCGACAGCAGCGCCGTGGCCAATGCAACGATTCGCCTTTTCTGCCGCGACACGAAACCGCCACCTCTTTGCGAGAGGCAATTGCCAGTGGTGGCCAGTGGGAGAGGCGCCGATCGATCGATGCCACAACCGCCGTCGCCGCCGCCGCCTTGTCTGGCCGGCGAAAGTTTTTTATCGAACGGATCGACGTTGAGCGTCCAACAACATCTGCCGGAAGGGACGGCCTTTTCACCCTGGAAGTATGTCCTCGTTTACGAGTTTTTCCGCCCAAATCAAGACGGCCAACCGTTGGTGGACGTTGGTGGCGGCCAACGGCCCATCAACTGCAACAGACTCTTCAGCGTCGGACGGAATCAATCGGACGGCGGTGCGTTGGAACTTCGCGGCAACGTCAAATCGCCTCAGAATGTTTTCCTGTTTGGCCGCGGCGGCGCCCGTCATCTCAAGTAAGTTGTTATacttcatttatttctttttttttgttttttttttgtttttgttttttatgacTTGGGCTGAAATGTTAGAGCCGGAACCTtattccccccctccccctttttttttatgtgtacTCATTCGGTTTTGGTAAGATGCAAAGGCCAAAGGGAGGGAATGAGGCTGACTAGTTTTTAGCATGACAATAGGTCCAGCATGTCATCAACCGTTTGACTTGTTTTCGTATTTGGCCAGCCTGTTTTAGTTTAAGGAATAATAGTAATCGTATTTGGGGTTGCCTAGAGTAGTACAAGGAGGCAAACTCCGGGGCACGATGCTCGTCACAGACGCAAACGACAatagggaggggggggggggatttgaAAAGGCAGTTTGGCGTTAGATTGCATCGTCGGCGAGTGTTTCATACAGAGGGGAATAACAAAGTCAAGAAAACGTTGGCTCTGATTGATTTGTCATTGTCagcccttttcctttttaacgttcaaaacttgttttctaaCCCTGCAACGCGAAAAGACTATGAGCGATTGGAATGGCGGACGCAAGTGTCGGCCCGATCTCTGGCGTCCTCGACCGAAAGAAATGCGCCCAACGGTCTCATATTGGCAACCAGACGCGGTTGGGCACGAGCAGAAAGAGCGGCAGGTGAGAATGTGCCGCCTTTTACGCCATTTATTGCGTTCGTTTCCTTTGTACCAATCGTGTTTCGCCACGCTTTGAAGAGGTCGCGGTCCCAGGTGCCGGGCCCACGATACGACACGATTCAATTGCAAAGGTCGATGGCAACAACAAATAAGGGATGTCCGGGTACACGTTCAACGCGCTCAGGGAGTGGGTTGGAACTGTGCGTGTACGTTCTAGGAgcgagggcaaaaaaaaacaaaaaaacaaaacacgagcACATAAAAAGAAGGTTAATGTCACAGCCGTCTAGCGAGTCTTTTTGAACTGCATTCGTTGTCGTCGtgttcccccctttttttttgtgtgtgtgtgtgtgtaacggCGCTACTCGTTCAATATTTCATCACAGTGTGCATCTGCTGTGTGCAACAAACGTCCGCAGTTTGGTGATTTATAtcatgtttggctttgtttCGTAGCGACATCATTAACTATATACACAGgccgctgtttttttttgttttttggataGGCTGCGCCTTGTATTGTGCACCGAAAGGATTACAAGTGGCTCCGTAGAATTTCCAGTGTTTTGTGTTTCACGTGTTATTACACCTCGCACGAAACGAGTGATTTTGGTGGTTGCGACGAAAGTGAATCGCTTGTCGACATGCCTACTCTTTTACGTGTGAGACGTTTTGAAACTGGAAGAAGGAGAGTCTCGTTTTTCGAGTGTTTGAAATGTCTGGCGATTGGGGGACGTAACAGTTTGCCATTGCCAGACAATTCAATTTCGAGTTTGATTCGGAACTTGTTTGCGTTCGTCTTTTTCGGCAGTGGACTCATCGACCCCCTTTACGTCCACGTTGGTCATTCGCTTCGGCGATTCGTTTTCTCGTGTCGCTCCATCGGTTCTGCAAGTCGGAATGTCACGCAATCCGTTCGCGCATTTtgtcgtcccccccccccccaccttaGAAGGAAGACGAGTTTCGTGACGTTCCCTTCATTTTTCGCGCAATATCGCTCGACGGAGAAGATGGTGACGTGGTGCGGGGGAGTTGTGTTTTGCAGCGACTGTTCGAAACGCTGGAAAATCAGGTATGTCGTAGGAGGACGTGGCCTTTCCATGTTTGGCGAGGGCAAACAAGCGCAGCTCTTCTCGTGCTCTAATGGATCGGTCAAGAATGGACGATGGCCGCTGAAAGAGGAAACCAATATTGATGGATGCACTCGAGACACGGACACACTCGATCAATCATTCCGCTCTTCGCTTGTAGACAACGACGTTTCATTATTCTCGTTTTGTTACGCAAAAATAGGGCGAGATGTTGCACGAGAATGTCAGTGACATGTCCGATGAGTTGTTGGCACAGGCGACTACGTTTAGGCTCGAAATGATTGCGATGCCGCTTGATTTTGGTGGTCGTGTACGAACTATAGCTGCAATCAGCGCAAATGCGGTCAGATGACAGCACCTACCCAGCGAAACTGTTCAATGCATCAACGAAATTGGAGATGCCTTCGGCGTGGTTGCAGCCGCAGCGCGTGTCCCATTCCAATGGACAAGTTTTGGTTTGTTAAtcttaaagaaaacaagggggggggggggggggaaagaggGGCAACCATGGAGCTCGGCCGAATGAGACGGCGACAGTAGTAGCTCTTATTATTGTCTATCGTTCAGGCAGAAACCGGACACGGCAAGCCGAGCCGACAGCGGCAGCACTTGGTCCCATCGATTATTGTGAGCTTGTCGTCAATGGTGAGCCACCGGGGCTGAGGAGCAACTCGAAAACAAGTCCTATTATTACTTTGACGTTATCTTTTAATGTCTCAAGACGTAGTAGGTAGTGCGATTGCTTGTTACCCGTGTCTCCCCTTGGTTTCAATTCGACCCGCTATTCGCCCATGCGTTTATATAGAACAAAGTTGAAATGAACAAGTTGTGGTTGGATCACATGTCGTAGTTTATCAACTTGCAAGGGGGGGAACGTGGCTGCTCTTTTTCGTGTCTCacgttcgtttctttttccttttttttttatagccgACTCGTCTTATTTATTCACtcttatcttttcttcttcttctttcgataggatttttgttgtcttccgTTACGCCACGTACAGACAACATGATATgccaaatgattttttattggGAAAAAGATAGGAAAGGAATGATCAAGGAGGGAAGCTATTTAGAATCGAGTATTGTTGATGCATGCAACAGCGATACACACAAAATGAATACGTCATATTTGTGAGCACCTTGCGATGCgcattccttttgtttggcaAGGGGCATCGTCACTGTGGATTCGTCTCTTTATTGTGTAGTTGGTCGATCTGTGCTGGATCGATTGACTCTCGtacgttttgttttcccgCCCGATGAAATGAATTGCATTTTCTCTGTTGTCCATTGTCAAAACGAAACGAATAGGTGCGTGTACCGGTTCCAGGGCGACGAGACGATGCGGGTGGCGATCGAAGTGACTCGATTGCGCCTTGGGGGCCATCCGGGCACGCGTTGCCGCAGCAGGCTGGATCCACTGACCCATCAACGTCGCTGTCACATGTTACGCTCGACGGCAATTCATTCGTCGGCGAAAGACAACGGCAACGTGTCGTCCACCACTTCAACGGCGTTTCTGCAGTTGAGGGAAAGGCCGTGGGCCGGCCAGGCCAGCGGGCACAAGATGCTGCTGCAAAGAGATTGCCTGTGTGACACGAGTGGCCTCCAGCTGCCCTTCCGTTACGTGTCGACGAGTAGCGCCGTCGAAGTTGTCTTCAACGTCAATGACATGACTCACGCCGACGACTAtcacgatttctttttcgaaatctCTTACGAATTCCTGGGGGGACCGGCGGCCGGCGGCGGGAGCAGCAGCACGAGCAGCAGCACGAGTAGCAGCACGAGCAATAGTCATCTGAAATGCGCCAGCCAATCGGAATTGAAGCCATTGCAAGGCCCAGGAGGAATCATCAAACTGGACGGACTGCGAGGCAGCGGATTGACGACCACCCGCCAAAGTTCCGTTTGCAATCGTCAGAGTTGGTTGCTCTTGCCCAGAGCCGACCGTTTCCTCTTCCTCTCGACGGCCGGATTCCTCATGAATAATCAATTGGACGAAGCCAAAGACAAAcaagaagacgaagacgaagacgaacCTTACAGCAGCGACAGCATCGATTGCTCCACCAAAAATCGGATAGTCGTCTATTCAGCCGGACAAGTGGAAGGCCAGCCGCTGGCCATCATTTGTCCGTCTGCTCGATCCGACCAAGCAGCTGAAGGCGGCGTCAAACTATTCAGCCCGACATTCGAAGACGATGCGGCTGGCGAGGGAGACGATGTGGAGGACGACGACCAATGGCGGCCGGGCAACCAATCGTCGCCTTTGACGACCGGCGGTGTCGTCATCGAGTTCATCGCCATTCAGAGCGGATCGTACACGCTCAAGTGGCTGGAACTGACGCCGCAGTCGTTGCTGGCCGTCAACGCCTTCAACAATAAATCGTTCCGCGCCGTTCCTCATCTGGGCTCGGTGGCGTCCTCACCGCCGTCGCGGTCACAACGGCCGCCCTCCTGGTTCTTTTGCTCCACCTGGTGTCCGGAACTCAAAGCCTGCGTCGACTCTCAGCTGTGGTGCGACGGCGTCTACGACTGCCCGTCGGGACTCGACGAATCGGATCAGCAGTGCCATTCGACCGTCTCGCCCGGCCTCGACGGTGACGTGTCGCCCACCAACCACGAACCGCCGACTCGCATCTCGGCGTGGAACGTGCCCAAAGTCTATTGGTATCTGATTGCGGCCGGCAGTACGTTGCTGTCGCTCTTCATCGTCGTCTCGTCCGTCTTGGTGTGTCGCGAAAATGGCCACCATCATTTCAAACAGCCGCAAGTGGCGGCGGCTGCTGCCTCGTCCAGTCCGGCCAACGTGTCGCGATCGTCGCAGGGATCGTTTCCGCCGGCCCCAGTGACGGCCCTCAATGATTACGTTTACCCACCCGATAGCGTTGGCAGCGTGGCTAATATCAAGATCGTCGTCGGGGGCAGCACGAAAGCCGAGAGCGTCGACAAGGTGTCGTCCTTGTACCATTACGACAAGAAAATGGCCGTTTCTTGACAATCAGCCACCACGTTGGAGAGCGATGACCTCGATTTAGAGACGACCGTTTGATccgtcttttattttcttttgctttttaatgGGTGCAGTTTTCATTTGAACCGAAATGTTTTCATGGGGCGTTTCCGCAATTCGTTTATTCTCTAAATTGAACAGTTGAATTTGgcacatttctttcttttttttttttttttttttttttttttcgaggagGAAAATGATAATAGGGTTGTTAATAGCGTTGCAAATGGTTGACGTCGCCATTATCGCCGTCAGGCTCAAAGCCGAAATAGGATGCCTGCTGCCCGGCCAGCCACAAATCGTAGGCAGTGTCGATATCAATACTGTGCGCTGCGCTCATCTCTACAAACGAAATCCTTTCAAAAGTGTGTTGGTTTTTTCCCATTAGAAATCATTCTTGtacatattttttcaaataattgtGTTGCAACTACAATTTCATTCCATATTgtctatgtaaaaaaaaaaaatgtagagaatttcgagttttaaaaaaaaggaacgaccACTGGTAAGGTGTACaatccaaatcaaattgtTGATACTTAATTCATCGTATATTCCACAGACAAATAAAGGACAATTTCCTATGCAAAAGCCCCgtaccaaatgaaaaaaaaaaaagaagcgtgAATCCCGAAGAAAAGCAATGAGTTTTGAAAGAAGGATGCAGTAAGGTGTGCgtgaggaaaagaaaaaaaaggcacttACTTTCCACCCTGGATGAGTCCTCGTCGCAAAAGTTGAACGGAGCTCAAGTAAAAAGCGCCGTTCTCTACCAAATCTCCGTCCCAGTCTTGCCTTTTGGGTCGACAATGAGGATCAAAGTTGACCGCGCGGATCTCCTCACCCGCTGCATCCACCTCCGTCTCtaacatgaaaaaaagaaaaggcaataCCACATCAAAAGAAGGCACCTCCCCcctctctcaaaaaaaaaagaaaaagtcaagtATCTGTGGAGGCTATCAAGAGCTGAGGAAGACTTGAACGAAAAATAAGAGATGAAAGGATCCATAAAACAAAGGCAAAGGTATGTACCACGTTGCTAGATCTTAAGTAGACGAAATATACAAAGCTTTCGAATAGGTTACGTCAGGCAAGCCAGGTGGTAGAGTCCTCATTCAAAAAGCTGAAACTGTCAAGGGCTAAGCATCAACCTCCCCGACCCACAATCATACGCAGGAGAACAATGGAGTCGGgggattgaaaaagaaaacaaaaaaaaaaggggggggggaaatgagAAAGAATGATTGGTTTACTGTTTGGCTCAAGTTGCATCCAGCGCAACGAGTGAGAACGCGTGACGGAGAAGACGGAATCGTAGCATCCGCTCGTCATTTTAGCGAGAGCTTGGTTCAAGTGCGCAACGCGGACGAAAGGAGACGTGCACTGAATCAACGCCACCACGTCGACTTCTAAAGCCGTCGGGAGGGAAGAACGTTAGTGGCAGCTAGTCATTTGTTTCAAGTCGATGATGAATGAGACTACGTGATATGGCGGCCCTTGTAGCTACAAACTAAAGTTTTGATTAAAGAGCGGCGTTGAATGATGATTTTACCCGAATGGCTGTCTAAAAACTCGTTGACAGCGTCGAGCGACGATGCCCCATCGGACGATGACTCGGCAGATCGTCGGTGGATCTGCGCTCCGTTTTGATGGGCCAATTGCAGGATGTCATCGTGGTCCGACGATACCCACATGGAAGTGAAACCTGCAACGACCCACCAAAAAATGTGgtatcattatttttatattctctTTTGCGTCTAGCAACGTATTGATCGGTTACGTAACGATCAGTAGGATGCCACTTCAGAGTATTCAATCATAATGGAGACGCTGTCCTAAATTCGTTTGGCAGACATGTACAGAATAATATCGGCAGTAACACTGAGACGCACACGCCCAAAAGAAATGGCAACCCTGTTCTCCTGGGGCACAAGAAAAGGACAGCGCTGATTCTCCTGGCAAAGACACACCCAACCGTAGCACCGTACGCAGGCGACAGAACGATGAGAAGAAAAACCGTTTCAGAAGCTATGATTACAAAGGGAGCGGCAGTGCGCACGGTGGCAGCTGAGAAGGCCCTCCCCGTTCTCCTCCGACACGGTCGTATATTTTCTGAAAGGACTACCACTGCACATGGCGTAAGAATTTCGGATCGTCATCTTCTGAATGATTGCGTTCGGCATAGCCTTTATTCACGCACAAATGGCCATACAGCGACGATATTCGTCAAAATGATGGATGCAAAAAGGCGCGCCCAGTATTCCATTAAATGCCAATCGCGTTCAATTGGAAATGCATTCAAATACCTATCCTATCCGTGTGCAATTGAATCATCAGACAGCAGAAACTCCatacctcattttttttttttttgacgcaACACAAAAATACAATTGAGGACGATTTACCGCTACATCGGGACATCGTTTTCAGCGACCAGAGGAGAAGTGGCGTGCCTTTCACTAAGGCCAAGTTCTTCAGCCGGATGCCTTTACTGCCTCCGCGGGCCAGAATCAATCCAGCGACATGCATGACCAGCGCTTGTTCCCGACACACTAGATATATACCGGTGCAGAAGACGATTTTTCCAGAATTTGTGTGTTGCTGATGACGAACAACAATCTCTGTAATGATAATTCACGAGCTCTGCTCCAGTCCCAGCAGAGCAGTAGCGGAGAGTAAGCCTTTGCCAACAGTCGAAACTGTAGGTCTTATGTGAAGCGCAATCGTTCACAACAGAGTAAATAACGTTTAGCGTCGTCTTTCTTCTGGATGCTGCACGTCCCTAAACTACCGAAAACTCCTAGACCGCCGCAATCGCCAACCGAAACATCGTCCGATCGATAAACATTTCCTCTTGGTGATTTTAGTGGCCACTAGGTGCCAGCACGTGTCTACCCGCTTCTATGATGTTCGATACGAGAATCCAGTTTGACCGTTCGAACCTATTTTTCTGCCTAGCGAAGGTAGGCTAAAGAATGAAACACAGACACAAAATGAAATGTCACGAGGAACAATGGCCGACGTGGGAACAATTCAACTTTGTCTTGCTTGCCCTCGTAATCTCATCAAGAATCGAGTATGGCGTACAACTAAAGGGATTAATACAGATAGATGAGCTCCACGTCCGTTTTACGTGACGTTAGTCTTGCCTACTGTACAGAAATGGATGACTTGACGTGTATAGAGAGAACGAGAGGCAGACATAGCGCTTGACTGCTTCCATTCGGCTGAAAATTTGTCACGCCAGCCAGAAACCCATTACATTCAGCTGATTGAATCTTAATCCAATTGAATGTTGGCGTTGGTCTTTAAATTGGACCGAATCGGAATTAAAACGTTATTCCCATTCCAACCCAGTAGCCATAAATCAAGTGGTTAGAAACATTTCACGATGGACTTTACATTTTTCGAGCATTGTAGCAAGgccaatgagaaaaaaaattatacaagaaaaaagaacaaaaaggaaaggaaacaaacaaacaaaacacatcaAATATTCTGTTACGGTGTTCCATCTTGAAATGCCAGAGAAGTAACAGCTTTTTGATGACCAATATATTCTTTAGCTATCTCGCTGGTCTCAATACTCCACAATCTCGCAGTGTTGTCGGAAGAAGCTGCCGAAGCCAAATAGAAAGTGTCAACAAGTTCAATAGTACCACCAGTTGAAGATTAGTACCTGTTATTGCGTACTGCGAATCAGCACTGAACGCTATATCCCACACCCAACGTTGATTTTCCGTTTGCAGTGTAGAATGAAGAGTAAAGTCTGAAGTTCTCCATAACTTTGCCGTTTGATCGGCCGACGTCGTTGCCAAATACCTtaagaaagaaacaacagaAGATTATAATTGTTTGTGGGATTGCAAAAATTTCACGCCATCGTACTTAGCATCAGGACTAAATTTACACTTGAGACCATAGCGTTTGTGGGCTAGTAAACGGCTTTTCGGTCGCAACTGAGTTGGCGTTGAACCTTCTTCTCCATCAGGTAGTTTGGTACCAGGAGTTAAGCTCCAAACATAGCAGTTACCCTGTAAAAAAGTAAGTAAAAATCAAGTTCAACGTGCTTCTTTTAACTAGGTGCCTGCCTTATTATTGATGGCTGCCATGAAATTTGCAGAAGAATCAATTGAAATGTCTTGGATTGATGCATCTTGCTCTGGAATCTATTTGTTTAAAAGCTGATGTAATGGAATGAAAAAGTATTGGTAACGCAATTCAATCAGTTTCGAAAACAAACCAGTTGTTCATTGTGATCTGTTCGCAGATCCCTATGCAAGCAAGGTGCACCttagaatcagtttcagtTGCATTATTACTATAAAACTAAAACCTACCAGATATGGATGACACCACTCTGATCGCCTACCAATAATTCTCCTTGGTTTGGATGCAAGCAAACACAATTTACAGGAGCTGTGACTTGAAATATTCTAGAGCATTGTAAATTCCTTGTTCTGAAAataagcacaaaaaaaattgtttaataGAATGTCTATTTTACCACACAGAGTCATCACCTCAGGTCCCAAACTCTCGCAGAACAGTCCTCTCCTCCAGTGTACATCCAATGTCCATCTTCATGAAAACCAACAGCCGTAACATTTCGCGATATACCTTCGTAATTAACTATGGGATTCGGATTGGATGAGTTGATTTCGTACATGCGAATATGTTGATATCCAGCAGCTGCCAAAAGCTGGCTGTCGGGAGTAATGTCAAGTGCATTGACTTGGGACTCGGGATGCGTTACGGTACGAGTGCACACACCGCTGTGTGCTTGCCAAAATTTGATCGAGTGATCATAGCCTCCTGTCGCAAGTATCACTTGATCTCCGTTGTTATTACCCATAAGTATCTTTAATTTGTTTATCGTTTTAGTCAAACCGATCTGAAatttcctgtttgtttttcttctgaaagCTACGAATCAAGCAGACAACCCACAAAATCAAACTACGAGCCCGAGTCTGTGTTGCCAAACAGTGAAATACAGAGACGCCGTAGTTTAATCGAACCAGATCGAAAAACTAATTGAGCAAGAAAGAGATTTCCAAAAGGTTTGCCATTTTACATCACATTTTTATTCAGCTGAATAAATTTCAACAATAATTTCTTCTGCTTCCGGCAATACAATTTCAGGCGACATGGCTACTGTAAAGTCAGTGGATTCGGAACATCCGTTTTCCATAGTTTCTTCCCACAGGTTCTTTGAAGTTAACTGATCTGAATCGGGGGTTGAATCGGACTGATCCAGGGTATGTT
This genomic stretch from Daphnia carinata strain CSIRO-1 chromosome 4, CSIRO_AGI_Dcar_HiC_V3, whole genome shotgun sequence harbors:
- the LOC130687426 gene encoding LOW QUALITY PROTEIN: uncharacterized protein LOC130687426 (The sequence of the model RefSeq protein was modified relative to this genomic sequence to represent the inferred CDS: inserted 1 base in 1 codon), translating into MQQIQQRPRRRRLCHSTRRCLLFSAVLFILIGIHRHHEGVEGAEMVTSNGCPVTQFRCSXNGRCVNLNVFCDGRNDCGDNSDEPAQCTHCNRTYYAGIGESYRLLVAWPKLNQMPFLCYLTFTSATQEPPQLLQVRVDTATIGQYIVQQSKDEVNGRCPDGCMQIVEGEMQLNQPKVAPSAMNNGGHSNTSSGAWCGASITPRFYYADSKSVTFVLHLQTIPQSLLQKSKSLLMAGSDTLSTSSIAAQQLHPILDLTYKILPRSAAVLRYGGAVKEILDSGVKNSNRNQLGEPVAGTGCSRLFRQCGLLSATNGNDQEECRVQSPGYPGIYPRNAHCIYRISSHRPSTASPNAGRLVVVVLWQNDGRKINLRDWNQPTRDAGQAQRASRSTAECEASGDYITIYDGVDTLAPVLARFCDGPLPQIVSSSADVTVEFRSSPLDTIYAASAAIEGFELKVRIMAAEHLQPVMSSQQYGSSSSSSSSSSSSNNNNNNNNNNNNNNNKCQWNVTSSGLSRGQLHSPAQTWPMRTMCHFRFVGRADERVWIYFAKYHFEKENSKRRQQQQHQCRNALRIAEGDGSGWDPSTADSSAVANATIRLFCRDTKPPPLCERQLPVVASGRGADRSMPQPPSPPPPCLAGESFLSNGSTLSVQQHLPEGTAFSPWKYVLVYEFFRPNQDGQPLVDVGGGQRPINCNRLFSVGRNQSDGGALELRGNVKSPQNVFLFGRGGARHLKCVYRFQGDETMRVAIEVTRLRLGGHPGTRCRSRLDPLTHQRRCHMLRSTAIHSSAKDNGNVSSTTSTAFLQLRERPWAGQASGHKMLLQRDCLCDTSGLQLPFRYVSTSSAVEVVFNVNDMTHADDYHDFFFEISYEFLGGPAAGGGSSSTSSSTSSSTSNSHLKCASQSELKPLQGPGGIIKLDGLRGSGLTTTRQSSVCNRQSWLLLPRADRFLFLSTAGFLMNNQLDEAKDKQEDEDEDEPYSSDSIDCSTKNRIVVYSAGQVEGQPLAIICPSARSDQAAEGGVKLFSPTFEDDAAGEGDDVEDDDQWRPGNQSSPLTTGGVVIEFIAIQSGSYTLKWLELTPQSLLAVNAFNNKSFRAVPHLGSVASSPPSRSQRPPSWFFCSTWCPELKACVDSQLWCDGVYDCPSGLDESDQQCHSTVSPGLDGDVSPTNHEPPTRISAWNVPKVYWYLIAAGSTLLSLFIVVSSVLVCRENGHHHFKQPQVAAAAASSSPANVSRSSQGSFPPAPVTALNDYVYPPDSVGSVANIKIVVGGSTKAESVDKVSSLYHYDKKMAVS
- the LOC130687423 gene encoding N-acylneuraminate cytidylyltransferase-like isoform X1; protein product: MHVAGLILARGGSKGIRLKNLALVKGTPLLLWSLKTMSRCSGFTSMWVSSDHDDILQLAHQNGAQIHRRSAESSSDGASSLDAVNEFLDSHSEVDVVALIQCTSPFVRVAHLNQALAKMTSGCYDSVFSVTRSHSLRWMQLEPNKTEVDAAGEEIRAVNFDPHCRPKRQDWDGDLVENGAFYLSSVQLLRRGLIQGGKISFVEMSAAHSIDIDTAYDLWLAGQQASYFGFEPDGDNGDVNHLQRY
- the LOC130687423 gene encoding N-acylneuraminate cytidylyltransferase A-like isoform X2 yields the protein MHVAGLILARGGSKGIRLKNLALVKGTPLLLWSLKTMSRCSGFTSMWVSSDHDDILQLAHQNGAQIHRRSAESSSDGASSLDAVNEFLDSHSEVDVVALIQCTSPFVRVAHLNQALAKMTSGCYDSVFSVTRSHSLRWMQLEPNKTEVDAAGEEIRAVNFDPHCRPKRQDWDGDLVENGAFYLSSVQLLRRGLIQGGKDERSAQY
- the LOC130687420 gene encoding target of rapamycin complex subunit lst8-like produces the protein MGNNNGDQVILATGGYDHSIKFWQAHSGVCTRTVTHPESQVNALDITPDSQLLAAAGYQHIRMYEINSSNPNPIVNYEGISRNVTAVGFHEDGHWMYTGGEDCSARVWDLRTRNLQCSRIFQVTAPVNCVCLHPNQGELLVGDQSGVIHIWDLRTDHNEQLIPEQDASIQDISIDSSANFMAAINNKGNCYVWSLTPGTKLPDGEEGSTPTQLRPKSRLLAHKRYGLKCKFSPDAKYLATTSADQTAKLWRTSDFTLHSTLQTENQRWVWDIAFSADSQYAITASSDNTARLWSIETSEIAKEYIGHQKAVTSLAFQDGTP